One genomic window of Agrobacterium tumefaciens includes the following:
- a CDS encoding cupin domain-containing protein, with protein sequence MTDHSITTIPADTPLPADDLNRSLTVVLPDDPSIPHISQAGNVYTILVSGEQTEGRYTLIDMLVPDGGGPPPHRHDFEEMFTLLEGELEFTFRGETQIVRAPATVNIPANAPHRFANRSGKMAHMLCMCTPAGQEEFFLSIADRIPDRQSPAPKPDAATQTEKKQLAESLAPRYRTEFLTAK encoded by the coding sequence ATGACCGACCATTCGATCACGACCATCCCGGCAGATACGCCGCTCCCGGCAGACGATCTGAACCGTTCTCTGACAGTCGTGTTGCCGGACGACCCATCGATCCCTCACATCTCGCAGGCAGGGAACGTCTACACCATCCTGGTATCCGGCGAGCAGACGGAAGGACGCTACACCTTGATCGATATGCTCGTTCCTGATGGCGGCGGACCGCCCCCGCACAGGCATGACTTCGAAGAGATGTTCACTCTGCTCGAAGGCGAACTTGAATTCACTTTCCGCGGCGAGACGCAGATCGTTCGCGCGCCAGCCACTGTGAACATTCCAGCCAATGCCCCGCACCGTTTCGCCAACCGATCCGGAAAGATGGCGCATATGCTCTGCATGTGCACACCTGCGGGACAGGAAGAATTCTTCCTTTCGATCGCCGACCGCATTCCTGATCGTCAGTCTCCGGCTCCCAAGCCCGACGCTGCTACGCAGACCGAAAAGAAGCAGCTCGCGGAATCCCTGGCCCCCAGGTACCGCACCGAGTTTCTCACGGCCAAATAA
- a CDS encoding MFS transporter has translation MGEILKLVLPFRSTGRETHHPILAVCAVLLGPFMVGFHSRLFGIGLVDLRGAFGLGFDEGSWLSTLATAPQMVFAPAVAWLAAAFGIRRVMVGPALIYAVISLMIPFTRDFTTLAVLHVIHGSLLGVFVPATLMIIFRNLPMKWWITAIAIYAFRGAFTVNSGTALLDFYVQRFGWEYLYWQDVVLAPLLAFLAYKGAPRENVNMDLVRHADWGGMLFLGMGMAMLFVAVDQGNRLDWFENGIVLSTFAGGLVLIAAFFVNEMLVERPWAHLGAIGARNVVLLLSVALFYLMSSMSNSALIPNYLTAVAGLRPEQIGATLVTWVCVPLMLMTPIAVWAMHRTDGRFLLFTGLCCFAGASLIGTGLSPDWNGDSFRTMCVLQGAGHILTFLPIIVLTVANGDPKKAIAVAAYIQVIRLLGTQTAQALMTTYLRKGEQLHSYLTGLNVERGSEASVSALAALAHKMAGAGAALSQSRATAVLSQQVQKQANVLSYIDAFWLTFFCAVGGLVILAFVTKAPKGPLTA, from the coding sequence ATGGGCGAAATTCTGAAGCTGGTCCTCCCGTTCCGCAGCACAGGGCGGGAAACCCACCACCCGATCCTTGCCGTCTGTGCCGTCCTGCTCGGTCCGTTCATGGTCGGCTTCCACAGCCGCCTGTTCGGGATCGGTCTCGTAGACCTGCGCGGTGCCTTTGGTCTCGGGTTCGACGAAGGTTCCTGGTTGAGCACGCTGGCGACAGCTCCCCAGATGGTGTTCGCCCCCGCTGTGGCATGGCTGGCGGCCGCGTTCGGGATCCGGCGCGTCATGGTCGGCCCCGCACTGATCTATGCTGTGATCTCTTTGATGATCCCATTCACGCGGGACTTCACAACGCTCGCCGTCCTGCATGTCATCCACGGATCGCTTCTTGGGGTCTTCGTTCCGGCGACCCTGATGATCATCTTCCGGAACCTGCCGATGAAGTGGTGGATCACCGCGATTGCGATCTATGCCTTTCGAGGCGCCTTCACCGTGAATTCCGGGACCGCGCTCCTCGACTTCTATGTCCAGCGCTTCGGCTGGGAATATCTCTACTGGCAGGATGTCGTCCTCGCTCCGCTTCTTGCCTTCCTCGCGTACAAGGGCGCGCCGCGGGAAAACGTGAACATGGACCTCGTCCGTCATGCGGACTGGGGCGGCATGCTGTTTCTCGGCATGGGCATGGCGATGCTGTTTGTCGCGGTGGACCAGGGCAATCGTCTCGACTGGTTCGAAAACGGGATCGTACTCTCGACGTTCGCAGGCGGTCTGGTGCTAATCGCGGCCTTCTTCGTGAACGAGATGCTGGTCGAACGGCCATGGGCGCATCTTGGTGCCATCGGCGCGCGCAATGTCGTCCTCCTCCTGTCCGTGGCTCTCTTCTATCTGATGAGCAGCATGTCGAATTCGGCTCTGATCCCGAACTATCTGACTGCCGTCGCCGGGCTTCGTCCGGAGCAGATCGGCGCCACACTGGTCACCTGGGTCTGCGTTCCGCTCATGCTCATGACACCGATCGCTGTCTGGGCAATGCATCGGACCGATGGACGCTTTCTGCTCTTCACGGGGCTGTGCTGCTTCGCTGGCGCGTCGCTTATCGGCACCGGCCTGTCGCCCGACTGGAACGGCGATAGCTTCCGTACGATGTGCGTGCTTCAGGGTGCGGGACACATCCTCACCTTCCTGCCCATCATCGTGCTCACCGTCGCCAATGGCGACCCCAAGAAGGCGATCGCGGTCGCCGCCTATATCCAGGTCATCAGGCTGCTAGGGACGCAGACCGCGCAGGCGCTGATGACGACCTATCTCCGTAAGGGAGAGCAGCTCCATTCCTATCTGACAGGACTCAACGTGGAACGGGGTTCGGAGGCTTCGGTCTCGGCACTCGCGGCGCTGGCCCACAAGATGGCGGGCGCGGGAGCGGCGCTGTCCCAGAGCCGCGCAACGGCGGTCCTGTCGCAACAGGTGCAGAAGCAGGCGAACGTGCTGTCCTACATCGACGCATTCTGGCTGACCTTCTTCTGCGCTGTCGGAGGCCTCGTCATTCTCGCCTTCGTCACCAAGGCACCGAAGGGTCCCTTGACCGCCTAA
- a CDS encoding alpha/beta hydrolase — protein sequence MTKTRPLDGFGSVTGVPKLPEGFRDVFSSHRVDANGLGLHAVIGGKGPALLLLGGWPQNWFAWRYVMLPLSQYFTVIAVDPRGVGLSEKPSEGYDADTLSADMFALMDALGHEKFSMVGHDVGLWIGYVMAADRPDRIERIALGEAIVPGLSPSPPLLSDDRWVSDFLWHFNFNRALGVNERLVEGREDLYFGYQFDTKSGSAEKYPTYGKEFYIETLRRVPGALKASFDYYRAIDQSIPQYRRRKETMIEIPVLAFSGALACGPMVENELRTVASNVDSVIIPDCGHYPAEEQPEALLKALSNFLRPVGH from the coding sequence ATGACCAAGACAAGACCACTGGACGGCTTCGGTTCTGTAACCGGGGTGCCGAAGCTTCCCGAGGGCTTCCGCGACGTGTTCAGCAGCCATCGTGTTGATGCCAACGGCCTCGGCCTCCATGCGGTCATCGGCGGGAAAGGGCCTGCACTCCTGCTACTCGGCGGCTGGCCGCAGAACTGGTTCGCGTGGCGTTATGTAATGCTCCCGCTCAGCCAGTATTTTACGGTCATCGCCGTGGATCCACGTGGTGTTGGGCTGTCCGAGAAGCCGTCCGAAGGTTACGATGCCGATACGCTGTCGGCCGATATGTTCGCCCTAATGGACGCACTGGGGCACGAGAAATTCTCGATGGTCGGGCATGATGTCGGCCTGTGGATCGGTTACGTGATGGCCGCCGACCGCCCTGATCGCATCGAGCGGATCGCGCTTGGCGAAGCTATCGTCCCCGGCCTTTCGCCTTCTCCGCCATTGCTCAGCGACGACCGCTGGGTCAGCGACTTTCTCTGGCACTTCAATTTCAATCGTGCGCTCGGTGTCAACGAACGGCTCGTCGAAGGCCGCGAGGATCTCTACTTCGGCTACCAGTTTGACACGAAGTCGGGTTCTGCAGAGAAGTATCCCACATATGGCAAGGAATTCTACATCGAAACCCTGCGTCGGGTTCCGGGCGCGCTCAAGGCCAGCTTCGACTACTACCGGGCGATCGATCAGTCGATCCCACAGTATCGTCGCCGCAAGGAAACCATGATCGAGATCCCGGTTCTTGCATTTTCCGGCGCTCTCGCATGCGGGCCGATGGTCGAGAACGAGTTGCGGACGGTCGCGAGCAATGTGGACTCCGTTATCATCCCCGACTGCGGTCACTACCCGGCCGAGGAACAACCCGAAGCGCTCCTGAAGGCCCTGTCGAATTTCCTGAGACCTGTCGGCCACTAA
- a CDS encoding SDR family oxidoreductase, producing the protein MSKEKQGRLQGKRVLITGTGGGQGETALRLFAAEGATVVGCDLKEGTAEAVAKQLRDEGYDVWAETVDLTNAEQATAWVQKGAERMGGVDVLYNNASGFGFAPFTDMTFDLWNHVINVELHLVFHTTKAAWPHLLDGGGSLINIGSYSALRGIEPLAQVAHATAKGGVISMTRALAAEGASHGVRANSISPGFISTPATDKAVDPEGKAWQVGNALIRRPGRAEDIAYTALYLASDEASWVTGQNFVVDGGATAGWRDDAETARLAAKTKKA; encoded by the coding sequence ATGTCGAAGGAAAAACAAGGGCGGCTGCAGGGCAAGCGCGTTCTCATCACCGGGACCGGCGGTGGACAAGGTGAAACGGCGCTGAGGCTGTTCGCCGCGGAAGGGGCGACCGTCGTCGGCTGCGACCTCAAGGAAGGCACGGCCGAGGCTGTTGCGAAGCAGCTTCGCGACGAAGGCTATGACGTATGGGCCGAGACAGTCGACCTGACCAATGCCGAACAGGCGACAGCGTGGGTGCAGAAGGGTGCGGAGCGCATGGGCGGAGTCGATGTTCTCTACAACAACGCCTCCGGCTTCGGTTTTGCTCCGTTCACCGACATGACGTTCGATCTCTGGAACCATGTCATCAATGTCGAACTGCACCTGGTTTTCCACACGACAAAGGCTGCCTGGCCCCATCTGCTGGATGGTGGCGGGTCACTGATCAATATTGGCTCCTACTCGGCCCTGCGAGGAATCGAGCCGCTTGCGCAAGTCGCGCACGCAACGGCCAAGGGTGGTGTCATCTCGATGACCCGTGCGCTGGCGGCCGAAGGTGCAAGCCATGGCGTGCGGGCTAACAGCATCTCTCCGGGTTTCATCAGCACCCCGGCCACCGACAAGGCCGTCGATCCGGAAGGCAAAGCCTGGCAGGTCGGCAATGCGCTGATCCGCCGTCCCGGACGTGCCGAAGACATCGCCTATACCGCTCTATACCTGGCCTCTGACGAGGCAAGTTGGGTGACAGGCCAGAATTTCGTTGTCGACGGCGGTGCCACGGCCGGTTGGCGCGATGACGCGGAGACGGCCCGGCTGGCCGCCAAAACCAAAAAAGCCTGA
- a CDS encoding isochorismatase family protein, translated as MSYDRLTADNAALLLVDHQTGLSNGIQDQSVPEYLAAVTGLVKFAKAFGLPTVVTTSAADGPNGPVLPVITQTLPDATVVQRPGEINAWDNAAFVDAVKKTGRKKLIVAGVSTEVCVAFVALSAIKDGYDVYAVIDASGTWNKLVQEVAIARMVQAGVQPITWVAVGAEIQADWRKPTGEQLAQVMGENLPFYGNLISSFVAAKA; from the coding sequence ATGAGCTACGATAGACTGACTGCCGATAATGCGGCACTTCTGCTGGTCGATCATCAGACCGGATTATCGAATGGTATCCAGGATCAGAGCGTCCCGGAATATCTCGCCGCCGTGACCGGTCTCGTGAAATTCGCCAAGGCCTTCGGTCTGCCGACCGTCGTCACCACGAGCGCCGCCGACGGTCCCAACGGACCGGTGCTTCCCGTGATCACGCAGACGCTTCCCGACGCCACGGTGGTCCAGCGACCCGGTGAAATCAATGCGTGGGACAATGCCGCCTTCGTCGATGCAGTGAAGAAGACCGGCCGCAAGAAGCTGATCGTGGCCGGCGTCTCGACCGAAGTATGCGTCGCCTTCGTCGCCCTGTCCGCCATCAAGGATGGATATGACGTCTATGCCGTGATCGATGCATCCGGCACATGGAACAAGCTGGTTCAGGAGGTCGCCATCGCTCGCATGGTTCAGGCCGGCGTCCAGCCGATCACCTGGGTCGCTGTCGGTGCGGAAATCCAGGCTGACTGGCGCAAACCCACTGGCGAGCAGCTTGCACAGGTCATGGGCGAGAACCTGCCCTTCTACGGCAATCTGATCAGCAGCTTCGTCGCGGCCAAGGCCTGA
- a CDS encoding NAD(P)H-dependent oxidoreductase, producing MSSRPKIAVIIGSTRPTRLADKPAQWILKQAQARGDIDVEIVDLRDHALRFFDEAASNLWMPSQDLEAVRWQETIGRFDGYIFVVAEYNHSITGVLKNALDQAYKEWNRKPFTAIGYGGVGASRAVEHLRAIGTELQMVSTRSAVHIGGGDFMAIMPRGGNKDVKDIEANLLPSAKAALDELVWWANATMAAKAADT from the coding sequence ATGTCTTCCAGACCAAAGATCGCAGTCATCATCGGCTCCACCCGTCCCACACGACTTGCCGACAAGCCCGCGCAGTGGATACTCAAACAGGCGCAGGCCAGAGGAGACATCGATGTCGAGATCGTGGACCTTCGCGACCATGCTCTTCGTTTCTTCGACGAAGCTGCATCAAATCTCTGGATGCCTAGCCAGGACCTTGAAGCTGTGCGCTGGCAGGAGACCATCGGCCGCTTCGATGGATACATTTTTGTCGTCGCGGAGTACAATCATTCCATCACGGGCGTGCTGAAGAACGCTCTCGACCAGGCCTACAAGGAATGGAACCGGAAGCCATTCACGGCCATCGGTTATGGTGGTGTTGGAGCATCTCGCGCCGTCGAGCACCTGCGGGCGATCGGGACCGAACTGCAGATGGTTTCCACACGGTCTGCAGTCCATATCGGCGGCGGGGATTTCATGGCCATTATGCCAAGAGGCGGTAACAAAGATGTCAAAGACATCGAGGCAAACCTGCTGCCGTCGGCGAAAGCGGCGCTGGACGAGCTGGTCTGGTGGGCGAATGCCACGATGGCAGCCAAGGCGGCTGACACTTAA
- a CDS encoding NAD(P)H-dependent oxidoreductase — MTQPKILTLAASTRSQSFNRKLAHLVTKRIEARGGLVEAIDLADYALPIYDGDLEARDGVPEAAHRLHEKFRSHGGIFIASPELNANVSPLLLNVLAWVSRVGEHGGIGAAFGKPVFALGSASPGGFGGYRGLMSLRNTLELQLGARVLPTMVSVGTAHEAFDELGDLKPPFPKQMLDRLVPELVSAASN; from the coding sequence ATGACACAGCCCAAGATCCTGACCCTCGCGGCATCGACCCGCAGTCAATCCTTCAACAGGAAGCTCGCCCATCTCGTTACAAAGCGGATCGAGGCACGGGGCGGACTGGTTGAAGCGATCGATCTCGCCGATTACGCTCTCCCGATCTACGACGGCGATCTGGAAGCCCGCGACGGCGTTCCGGAGGCCGCACATCGGCTGCATGAAAAGTTCCGCAGTCACGGCGGCATCTTCATCGCCAGCCCGGAACTCAATGCCAACGTTTCGCCACTGCTCCTCAACGTCCTGGCATGGGTATCGCGCGTCGGTGAGCATGGCGGGATCGGTGCCGCGTTCGGAAAACCGGTGTTCGCGTTGGGCAGCGCCTCGCCGGGCGGCTTCGGCGGCTATCGCGGCCTGATGTCGCTTCGCAATACGCTCGAGTTGCAGCTCGGCGCTCGCGTGCTGCCGACCATGGTGTCCGTCGGCACCGCACACGAAGCTTTCGACGAATTGGGCGATCTGAAGCCCCCTTTCCCGAAGCAGATGCTCGATCGCCTCGTGCCTGAACTCGTATCCGCGGCCTCGAACTGA